In the Planctomycetaceae bacterium genome, GTATCCACTGACAGGATACCAGCCACCAACGAGAACCGAAACGCGGCCATCTTTTCGTTCAGGAAGGTCGCCCTCCACTGGGCAAAAGAGACTTGAGTTCTTCGCGACAAGACGACCATCCCAGACGCGATTATTGACTTCGTCGTCCGAAAGCAGCCCGTCACAAACAGGCACCCAATTTGTGACCGCAAAATACTCAGACACGCCAATCGTTTCCAGCTGATCTGAGACCCATCCTTCGACGTTAGGGCCATCCTGCATCGGAGTGCGTGCAGTGACCGGCATAATCACCTTGACGAACACCTGATTGAATTGCCGCCTCGCGATCGAACCGGGCGTAGGATTCTGGGCTCGAAGCTCCGCAACAGCGGCAAAGGTCGTGACCGTGAAGACAACCAGCAGTAAGTCAAACCTACGACATTTCATTCCGGACCTCACAGCGTGTCAACAGCCTGTTGCAAAAGGGGACTGGCTCGAGCAGGAGACCTTAAAACACGATGGTTTCCAGTCGTCCTGTTCCTGGCATGAGTTTCAGAGACATCGAGCAATCAATCTGGTTGACTATGCCAGCAATCACATCGAGTGATCCGTGAAGCGGATCCGCCTGAACGACTGCTCAGCGATTCACGCCACTATTTTTCAGTGTGTCTGTTTTTCAGTATGTCTGTTCTCGGAAACACACGCGACGGTCATTCGCCGCCTGGTTTGGATTCTGGGTCGTCCCGGCGAAAGTGGTAAGAACGCTGGACCTCGCAAATACGCACCGTGTAAGCAGTATACCAAAGTCGTCGACCAAGTTCCTGGACATTGCGATGTTCGGAAACTGCATACCAGGCCCTGATGGCATCCAGATCACGCCAATATGAAACAGTAATTCCTTTAAGGTCTGCGTCGCGTACCGAGTCAATACCAAGGAAACCGTCCTGCAGGGTAGCGAGCTCGAACATACGTCTTGCCGCAATCGAGTAGTCGATGCCGTCGTCCAGTTGACGGCGTGAAGTAAAGATAACCGCGAAATGCGATTCTGAGTGAATACTTGCGAGGGGGGAGGTGTTCTGCATCAGGCGGACAGGTAAAGGTTTTCAGCTTGATAATGCCACGCACCACGAGTACTGTTTCGCCGGACTCCAGTCACGTCGTTCCCACGATGACGGTCGGTCGGATCCTGGCGATTTCGTTGACGATGCGCCGAGTCGGAATTCCATAGTTGCCGTAGAGCTCAAAGGTACCAGACAGCGTATGGATACGAAATGACTCCGGCCCACCATCAAAGTCGATCTTGTTAATCTCTGTAATGTCTTCCAAGACCACAGAAAACGATTTGGAGACCAAGTCACCAGGAATCGAGCACGTTAGCGACTTCGTGTCGAGTGTGACACAAACGTCGCGTCGAATTGAAGCGACGGTAATCGCTATCCAAAGCGATATAACCAAGTTCACTCCGAGAATAAGGCCCATAATCACCGTTCCCAGCTTCGGTCCGATTCTATCGGAGGACAGACAGACGCCGACCCAGGGCCAAATGTTGACCGACAGGAATACGACGAGGGCCGAAGTGAAGATCGAGATGGCAA is a window encoding:
- a CDS encoding antibiotic biosynthesis monooxygenase, producing the protein MQNTSPLASIHSESHFAVIFTSRRQLDDGIDYSIAARRMFELATLQDGFLGIDSVRDADLKGITVSYWRDLDAIRAWYAVSEHRNVQELGRRLWYTAYTVRICEVQRSYHFRRDDPESKPGGE